From a region of the Helianthus annuus cultivar XRQ/B chromosome 5, HanXRQr2.0-SUNRISE, whole genome shotgun sequence genome:
- the LOC110941710 gene encoding uncharacterized protein LOC110941710, whose product MAEEEALKHDTLPPNTLIAWERIHLPSLPTQFQSQQPIISLQDPHGGDTPWSTPPPPHKDHHTAVVFPPTNHEGLNLHHHVPETHVETVKPSVPVVSSEVKSAPIVRPIAGPIWVKWWFLRFKLTGIVSYVWNRLINFPMVGSTVVVVLCYWIRRRRRRSRGEAVDELLGVIKEKDERIHQLLHQIARMNELLLASHHGVPMISKATST is encoded by the exons ATGGCGGAGGAAGAAGCCCTAAAACACGATACTTTACCCCCAAACACTCTAATCGCTTGGGAAAGAATCCACCTACCTTCTCTCCCCACCCAATTTCAATCTCAACAACCTATCATCTCATTACAAGACCCACACGGTGGCGACACACCATGGTCAACGCCACCTCCGCCGCACAAAGACCACCACACTGCCGTCGTCTTCCCACCCACCAATCACGAAGGCCTCAATCTTCACCATCATGTTCCAGAGACACATGTGGAAACAGTCAAACCGTCAGTTCCTGTTGTTTCAAGTGAGGTCAAATCGGCGCCAATTGTGCGACCCATTGCGGGACCCATTTGGGTTAAGTGGTGGTTTTTGCGGTTTAAGTTGACCGGCATTGTTTCGTACGTTTGGAATCGGTTGATTAATTTTCCGATGGTTGGATcgacagtggtggtggtgctgtGTTACTGGATCCGGCGGCGGCGACGGCGGTCGCGGGGAGAGGCGGTGGATGAACTTCTTGGGGTTATTAAGGAGAAAGATGAG AGAATTCATCAATTACTGCATCAGATTGCTCGAATGAACGAATTACTGCTTGCTTCACATCATGGAGTTCCTATGATATCTAAGGCTACATCTACTTAG